The Macaca mulatta isolate MMU2019108-1 chromosome 18, T2T-MMU8v2.0, whole genome shotgun sequence genomic interval cctcccaatcctttctccctcttttttttttttttttttttgagaccgagtttcactcttgtcacccgggctggagtgtcccgcctcagcctcccgagtagctgggattacaggcgcccaccaccacacccagctgatttttgcctttttggtagagacagggtttcaccatgttggccaggctggtctcaatctcctgacctcaagtgatctgcccacctcagcctcacaaattgctgggattacaggtgtgagccaccgcgcccagccttttctccctctttcttctctcctgagAAGGTGAGACAGCACAGCACAGTGGTTTCCCACGGGATCTCTGTCATATTCTACTTGAATCCAAGGGACCCTAAAGATCTCCCAGTTCTCCTCACTCACCCCACccagaaaactgagactcaggggcCAAGGGACTTGCTCAGGGTCACTGGGATGTCTATCATGGAGCAGATCTGAAAACCTGAGCCTCTCAGCTCCCCAGTCCAGGGCTCGTTCTAAGAAACCAGGCTTTTTGGCTCTCTGATATTCCTCTTGTAAGGTCTGGAGGACTCCAATTCTGGAGTTGGAGGCCAGGTGGAGAGAGTGACCCCTATGCCCCAAGACTTTCCTCAGAGGATAGCAGCTGGGTGGGCTGAGGTTGTGGGAGGAGCGAGGGAGTAGGAAAGGCAGGTTCATGCTGGAGAGGTGGGGTTGTGGGGAGAGGGGGGTGCCAAGGATAGCAAGTGAAAGGATTACCCCAGTCTGCTGACAAGtgcaaattatatttatatatgtgctAAATACAGTCACTATATTGGAGTTTTTCACTAGATCACAGCATACAGAATCAAAGGTTTGCATTTCGTATGGAATGTATCCAAAGAGGCCAGCACCACGGTAGGACAGCTTGCAATCACACACCCTGATAGTTTGGACGAAATAAAGTTtgcagaattttatttaaatttttttttgtattcgtAGTTGTTTGTCATCGTACCAATGCATGCAAAGCATTCCACTCCCAGAAACAACGCCAAAATGAGGTAATAggagtaataaaaaaaattagtatcctttctaaataaataaattataattaaaaatgcaaaacaactataaaaataattaaataagaacCCACGATATCTACAAGTTAGTCATAAATTATGATTGTTAAATATAAGGCATTTAAACTCACAAAACCCTGTAAACTAGCAACGtgccatgttttttgttttttgtatttttttttcatttttgtttttctatcagCTGAAATCGCTCTAGCATTTGCTCTACGCGCGCAGGAGATGAAACACAAGGGGGCCTGACGGACGTTGCTACAGCCCCACGCAGGGAGTGTTCGTCCCACCGGCAGGCGGGGGGCTTAGGGgatttctttaggaaaaaaagaaaaaaagtctggtGCTTTTTTCTTCACCATTGAAAAAACTGTGCTTGTTCATTAGGCGTAAAGAGTTAAGAATACTTGCACGGAGGCTGGGAACATTTGCAGAAGAGGAGCTTGAGTCCTGCCACAGGTGGTGGCCAAGGGCGACAGGGGGCCGAAGGGGGTCCTGGCCAGGTGGAGGGGCAGCCCCTGCTCACCCTCTGCTTGCACCCAGCCAGGCTTGTGGTGTTGGGTTGATTGATTGGCATCCTCGGTGGACCCGCGGCGGCACAGCTGCGGCAGCGGCTAGGACGCCCAACTTAAACCCTGGGGCTGCTCTCACCCCAGAAGGCACTCATGCGTCTCAGTCAAGAAAGGGTCTGAGTCCCTTGAGTTGAGCAGGAGGAGGACTTACCAGTGGTCTCCCCTCCTGGAGGTGGTGGATGTGAGATGCTGAGGCCTGACCCTGCCTCATCTCCACTCTTCCCAGACTCCCTGACCAGTGCCAGGAGCAGAAGCACAGACCCCGGCCCTCTCTTCTCCCCCAAACAGCTGCCAGGCTAAAGAAGTGGGAGCTGCAGGGTTCTGAGTGCCCCATCACCTCCTGTCCCCACCTGCAGTGGACAAGGTCCCCAGAGATGGGAAGAAGCGGGGGCTTCAGGGTCTAACCCCAAAGTAAGCAGCTTCCCTCTTACTTCTGGTGGTTCCCTCCCCAGTCCCTAATATTAGCCTGGGGCAGAGAATTGGGAGGGGAAGGGGACCAGGGCCCACTGTCTCACTCAGTATGTGTGCCCCCAGCCCAGTCTGAAACAGAGTGTGTGCCCACAGAAAGTCCTTTTCAACAGTTGGGTGGGCACACAGCTCTGCCACCTTGAAGAAGATGTGTTGATGTTAGGGAGGATCACAAAGTGTGAGTGTCAGAAGAAAATTAGCAAGCATCCAATCCAACCTCCTTAGGTTgtaactgaggaaactgaggcccagagagacaaAGGGAAGTTTCTAGTGTTGCCCACTTTGTCAGTGAAGAGCCTAGACTGGAACCTGGGACACCAGCTCTAGTTCTATCCTGGCCTCTCCATTGACTCCCTCCCACTTGCCAGCCTTTCAGGCCAGTCTCAgcagaaagaatgaaatactgaGATTAAGAGGGGAATGACCTTCCTAGACCACCCTAGCTACCTCCAGGCCAAAGCCATCTTCCCATGAATTCTTGGTTTTCACCCAGCCATTGGAGAGGATGGGGCAGAATTCTCAACTTCCTGTGGCTATCAGTAACTAGCTTTCCCCCAAAATCCTGACTCAGATGTACTTTCCCCACTGGTGGGATCTCCAGCCTTcagctctggagacattttcatgCACTGGAGCTACTGAGTTGGACACTGTGATGCTCATTGCTGCTAACACTGAATCAGGTTATTCACCATTTTGGCAGCATTGGATGTGTCTCATCTCCTCAGCTAGATTGCGAGCTCCCCAAAGCTACTGTCTCTCCCAGCGCCTGCACcggtaggcactcaataaagaTTTTATAGAACACCAAGATATTAGTGCTGGGAGAAACCTCCTACCAGGAGCCACTTCCCCAACTCTCTGCCTGCAGGTGGCCAGAGCAGCCATTCCCGCATGAACCTATCGTGCTAGAAGCTCTTCCTCAAGCTAAGATCTGCCCGCCTGTTACTTTTACCCATTGGTACTGGTTTTACCCTTGTAGCAGCAATACAGACTCAAATTTCCTTCACTGTATGGAATTTCTTCAAATACGTGACAAGTATCCTGTCCCCCTCACCCGGGTCTTACTGATATGAGGGCATTGAGAATGGGTTAGGGATGGAGGTGAGGGGGAGACTTAGCAGTGCAAATGGGGGAACGGTGCGGGGTGGGGCACAAAGGAAGGTGGCAGAATTCCAGCTAATCTGGTGTCTTCCACATAGGGAGAAAGAAAGTTGGGTTTGGATTGGAATTTGGTGGATTTTCCCATCTCCATTCTTCTGTCCTCTTATCTCTCTGCTCCCTTTGGGGTTCAGGAAAATTGTGAGGTGGTGCAGAAAGACACACTGTATCAGGTCTGTGTCTCCCAGTACCCCCCTCCCGACACCCCACGAGCTTCTCAGAAGAGAGCATAGAACACACTGAACAGAGAATACGAATCCTCACAACATCTAGGTGAGGTAGCAGGACCAGAAATGGGTTTGCACTGTTATCTCTCCCCACTCAaaggagaaggaaactgaggcacagagaaagaaagggacttgcccaagattaTCAAAGAGTCAGAGAAGGAGCCAGAGACCAGGGACACGGGGCCTCCCAAACCAAGTTGAGGGGCCTCCCAAACCCAGCTGATGTGGCCTCAGAGTCAGGGCCATCTCTGAGGGACTGTAGCACAACTGGAGACATCCCAGGGGATGCTCAGCTTCCTCCCCAAGGTCCGCGGTATTGACCTCAGCCCTGAGTGCTGTCTGAGAGCACTGTGGCCAAGACAAAGCGGCCATCACCTATGCTGTCTTATCTGCatcatctggttaattttttgcataGGGAGGCAGTGGCTATGTTGCCTCTTTGTGACAGGCAAGAGCACAACCTAAAGGAAGGAGTTGGAGTGAGCATGGGCCTCTCCACTCCCAGTAACACAGCGAGAAGCTGTAGCTGAGGGCTGAGCCCTCCCTGGTTTAGTGTGGAACTGGGTGGGGGTTATAACTGGGGTCATGCAGTTGAGCCCTGGGCCTGGGGAGCCCCGCCTAGCTGAACTCTCCCTTCACCTACTGGAGCTCTGCTGCCTTCCCTCACCTCGGCTGAACCCTCAGAGGCTGGAATAAGACCCCATCAGCTCCTTTTCCAGCTCTCCCTCTCCCAGACTCCCTTCCACACTCCGTGCACTGtaaacatgagaaaaacaaaagccaaggtaaaaacaaaaacaaaaacgaaacgAGAAcccccctcccgcctcccaaattgggtgaaaaacaaaatcctttttcaccctaaacagaatttggcttttttttcttctacctttgattcctttttccttttctctcataaAGACGGGAAGATTGGGGCTGTCGTTGGTTCGGTCAGGCACCAAAACAAGAAACTCAATGAGAAATATTTGGTGCGAATTCGGTAATAGCGACATGTCCACCACAAGATGACTAGAGCACCACACACAACATTTTTCTTAAGCTAACATGCTCTGGCTGCCATCCACAGAAATAGCTAGAGACCCCTACATGGTTCCTACATGGTCGAGAGGTATATATACAATCCTTCAGAGGACAGGATTGAGGGGCCCGTCTGTCAGCTAGTGCCTTCAGGATCCCACCTGGGTTCTCCGCAGCCTGGGCCCCTCCTTCCCGCCCTTGCGCTGGGCACGGCCAGCTCCCTCTCTCCTGCTCAGCTGGGCGGATGGGGACAGTCACCATTCTGGAGAGGTGggtcctcccccaccccctcctctccctcGACACCGATACCACCAACTCCTCTTTCCACAAAATGTGCTTGCAGGCTTTTCCTCTACGTCAAATGGCTCAGAAGGCAAAGTTTGGCTGCAAGGGCTATGGCCGTGGGGGGACCTGGTGAAGGAAATGGGGTGTCCACTGGCTAATTCCTCCCTCAGCTGTCGGCTCCCAGTTGTGTCTCAATGTCCACTCGGCAGATGGGGCATTTCTTGCTCATGGCGAGCCACTGGTCCACGCACAGTTGGTGAAAGAGATGCATACAGGGTAGGCGTctggaagagaggagggagagtcAGGGGCCCTGCAGGAGCTGAGGGACACTGGGCAGACCAGCAGACACACACCTAGGACCCCTGGGAACTGCCCGGCTATGGAGAGAGGCTATGGCTGAGATGGGAAACCATGAAGCCTCCGCCAGAAAGCGCTTTCAGATGAGCCTGAAACAAAGCCACAATTTTGTCTCAGACTCATTCAGACAGAACATCACACTGTTCTCTTACACTTTTCATCCTCGCGTCCATACCCGGTCATCACACATCTAGAACATTTCATACCCTACCTTCCCAGGGCAACCATGAAGCACATTATAGCACACTTGGCACACACGTGCACAAGCAAACAAGCACCCCAACTCCCAGACACACGGCGCAGTGATTGGTCACCAATACCTGtaagagaggggagagggaatcAAAATGGCGGTCTCCTACCTCACATCTTCTCCATCTTCCAGCATAGACAGACAAATTGTGCATTTCTCATCTGTGTCTGACTCCTCCCCCTCATCCTTCTTGCCCTTGCCATCCTGGGGTCTTCGCTatgagaagcagagagaggagtATTCATTACCTGGGCAGACTCACCTGGTGGCTGTTGGCTTTCACCCACAGGCTGCTTTTCCCCTGGGAGTCAGgtgttttaaagtttgtttttgtttttgaaacggattcttgctgtgttgcccaggctggagtgcaacagcatgatcttggctcactgcaacttccacctcctgggttcaagcgattctcccacctcagcctcccaagtagctgggattacaggcacctgccatcatgcctggctaatttttgtatttttgtagagacagggtttcaccatgttggtcaggtcttgaattcctgagctcaggtggtctgcctgccttggccttccaaagtgctgggattacaggtgtgagccaccatgcctggccataaagttcttttttttttttttttttttttgagacggagtctcgctctgccgcccaggctggagtgcagtggcgcgatctcggctcactgcaagctccgcctcacgggttcacgccattctcctgcctcagcctcccgagtagctgggactacaggagcccgccacctcgcctggctaatttttttgtatttttagtagagacggggtttcaccatgttagccaggatggtctcgatctcctgaccttgtgatccgcccgcctcggcctcccaaagtgctgggattacaggcgtgagccactgcgcccggccaaagttCTTAAGTAATACCCAGAACTCCTTCCCGCCTACTCTTCTGCAGCAAGGGGAGTAGGAAGAGGTCAAGTGGACATCATTTTTGCTGTCCCAGGCACTTTCTAGGGATACAGAGCTTAGAAAGAAATTGAGTTCCTAACGAATCGATCCTTTGCAAAGCTATGACTGTGCAGTTTCCCTTTTCTGGTCCCTTCACACCATCCACTCCCCCTCAACACCCTTTACAACCTAGATTCCTGCCTTCAGGTTTCTCCCTCCACTTTCAGGCCCAGCAggcttcatttattctttcagtcAACCATTGTTGACTCATGTATTCACTGATAACTACTTGAAGACATCAACTCTTACAAACTGTAGCCATTTTTATAAACTATTTATATTGTGGGATTTATCAAGTTCACTTAAGATAGGCACTATCGTAAAGCAATCATGAAACACTGTTTATACTTGTTGACTTCCCTtgtactgtttttaattttatgctaattatttgaaaatagtttaCCATTATGCAGAAGCCATATGTAGAATCATTATGTAGTTTACCATTATGTAAAGTCTCAAGTTCAGATGGCATGGACTCATGGCTTACCCTTCTTTAAGTACCGCCCCATACTTGGTCACTTACAAAGCGTATTAGTACTTGGTAAATATTTTGGGAAGAAGAAATCTAATCAGTGAGTGAAATCAGCCCACTTTTCATGTTCACATCTTCCCACTGTGCCATGAAACAGTCTAACAATAACCATAAGAGGAAAATTACCCATTCGGTCCCTCTCCAGAGACAGGCCGACTTCAAGGTCattttgcaaagagaaaaatctgaagAGTCACAAGATGAAGACGACCCAGAGAATGACTGCGGGGCAAGGCCCAGATGCCAAGTCTCCCTTCTCTGGTCCCTGGTCCTAAACTCTGGAGATCCTGAGTCTGATTTAGTCTGGGGAATACTGTAACCTCACTGGAACACACAAGAAAATCTATTTGTTCTGCTCTCTGCCTCGCTGTGCCCTATATACTCCACTGCAAACCCTGCTAGGCTTCTGTAATAAGTTTTCCCTTATCTAGAATCCAGAAAATCAGAATTACACCCATAGTTCCGTATAATTGTCGTGGCTTTTGAGTATGAATAGAGTCATGATGATCTGCCTGCTTAAGAGTCCAGCTGTGTTTGCTGGAAGAGTGGCCTTCATTTAGCTGGCCCTGCTAGAAAAGGGAGGTCCAATAAAATGTATTGGTAAGAGTCACCTATTTGTctactttctattattttttgccATCATTATTCATGATTTTCCTTTTATAGTTAGTAATTTTAGCTTAATATTACCCTGTCTTGCTGTCTAATCTATGTATCTTCTCATGTCATTAACCttctctttaacttttttttttttttttttgagacggccttgcactcttgcccaggctggagtgcaatggtgtaatcacggctcactgcaggcttgacctcccaggctcaagcaatcctcccacctcagcctccttagtggttgagactacaggtgcacaccatcatgactgctaatttttctttttattgtagagacaaaATCTCTctgtgatggccaggctggtctcaaactcctgggctcaatctatcctcctgccacagcctcccaaagtgcatgagccagtgcgcccagccccCTTTTAACTATGATATTATTgatgttaattttatgtgtcgcTTTCATAtctctttctagttcttattctttgcatatttttctattttgactcggtattttctatatttttattcttacatcattattttaaagtatatttttattatatataattacactctcaatttaaatttttaaagtgttttttcttctttattgtctttttcacttgtgtataatttttaagggtttctttccacattttatttgGTTCCTAACTtttgtcatttcttatttttaattcatttttttctttttaataatatttttattccctTCTTTTCATTCTCCTTTTTACCTGAGCCCTTTATCTACTTGATTCAGTCCATTTCCCCTTTTCATTCTTAGCATTGGTTCTCTTCACAATTTCCTTGTGCCTGTTGAAGTGACAGCAGGTGAGGTGTGCATCCTTGGTAGGAGTAAAAACCCCCTGGTCTGGGACACAGGTGCTGCTCCTGGACTCAAATACAACACTCATTTCCTTCTATGTTCTTCTCCAATAGcttaaaactctctctctctccagagaATGATCATTTTCCCCATGTAGATGACATCCTTATTTACTGAAATGCTGCCATTTCCTCTATTAGCACACTAGCCAAGGTCTGATACATAGTAGGTACCCAATAACTGCAGTCAAAATCATTTATGAATAAATCCAGTGCCTTGAGAGGAGCTGCCTATACTGATTCATGGTCTTTGACATTGACACCACTAGCACATGGGCTAGGGGAAAGCCTAGGAGAAAGCATCAAGGTAGCAGCAGCTTACCATTCCTGGGCACTTAGtaggtaccaggcactgtgccaagCTGTTCAGGTGCATCATCCCATTGAATCCCCACAGCACCCTGTATGGTAGCTACTAATGAGATCACTcccatttcacatttttaaaggggGAAGTGGACAGGGAGGGGCCAGAAAAGCCAAGTAAGTTGTCCAAAGTAACGGAACTATAAGGGGTAGAATGGAGAGTCAAAATTGGCTCTAACTCTAAGAGTGCTCTCGACCAATGCACCCTAGGGTCTCAGGATGGTCTCTGGCTTGACCATGATGAGGACAGTCCTGCTCTAAGATTCTTAACATTTGTCAAGCTTTTAATTTCCCCTGGGAAggatgaatgttttaaaaatgtattaatatttatttatttatttttatttataataaatgttattttgtaGAGCAGTTCTAGTTTacataaaattaagcaaaaacagactgggcacggtggctcatgcctgtaatctcaacacttttggaggccaaggcaggtagataacttaaggttaggagttcaagaccagcctgggcgacacggtgaaatcgcgtctctactaaaaatacaaaaattagccaggtgtagtggcacatgcttgtaatcccagctacttgggaggctgacgtgagagaactgcttgaacccaggaggcagagtttgcagtaagtcaagatcgtgccactgcgcttcagcctgggcaacagagcaagactctgtctcaaaaaaataaaaataataagcaaaaagtACAGTGTTTTCCCAACACACCTATACTCCCAACACACACAGtttctattattaacatcttgcattagtgtggcaCCCTTGTTATGATCGATGAACCAGTATCAATAGACTATTAACTGAGGTTCattagtttacattagggtttgcTCTGTGTTGTACCATCCTatcagttttgacaaatgcataatgtcatgtaTCCACTGTTAGAGTATGATACCAAATACTTTCACTGCCCTGAGACTCCCCTATGCTCCACCcattcattcctccctcccccccactggcaaccactgatctttttattgtctccatagttttcccttttccagaatgttatatatTTGGAAACATACAGTACACAGCCTTTTTGGGCTAACTACTTTTACTTAAGAATTCCTCAGTGCATTTCTGGTTCCagcatgtcttttcatggctcaatagcttatactttttctttttttgatacacagtcttgctctgttgtccaggctagaatgcagtggtgcaatcatagctcactgcagccttgaactcctgtgctcaagtaattctcttgcctcagcctcccaagtaactaggactacaagtTCATACCACCAgcccagttaactttttaaaattttcgtagagatgaagtctcactattttgctcaggttggtcttaaattcctggcttGAAGTGATCCTTCATccttagccttccaaagcactcagattacaggtgtgagtcactgtgcctagtccttatttctttttattgcagaataatattccattatctggATGTGCCACTGTATGTTTATCTATctttcacctattgaaggacatcttggttgcttccaaaatttttcatttattttaatttaaaaaaatttaaactcagGTTTCTGAGCTTTAATCATGTCCTAGATTCTTAGTTCTTAACCCTGGAGATTCTACCTCTATGGACTAAGGATAAAACCTGTGACTCTGTGgctttaaaagctccccaggtgattctgacactCAGTCAGATTTGAAAACCTCTGCTTGGAAGCCTTAGTTTCTCATTTGTTCACATGTGAGATTGGACATGGAATTATTTTCTAAGACAAATATTAGCCTTCTGTGCAGGTATTCCCTTGGCCCATCTCATTTAGAGACAAGTATTTATGTGCCTGACAcctataaatgtatacatgtgtaatatACCCAATGGCAagtccacatgcacacacgcatacCCAGGTCTCCTCCTTTACTGAGAGGCCTCCCATCTTCCCTCCTGGCCACACCCAGCACAAAAAAGTAACATGACCCTGGGAGGTTATCACAGCTTTAGAACATCTAACCAGAGCAAAGGTTTCTAGATTCTGGACTGCATCCCTCTGTGAACAACCAGATCAGAGTCAATTAGACAACACCCCTGCCCCATTCCCTGACTATGCAGGCTGGCCTGCTGGCAGACCCACCTTCTTATACTTGTGGGGGAAGGTGAACCTCTCAATGGTGTTCTGTACAGCTCCCCGAGTCACATTACCCAACCTGTCCTCGAGCTGCAGCAGCtcctggaaagagaaaaatgtgcaCATGTGTGCTCAGCATGTATAAATGCCCACATGCACACAGGATATGGATTGGGGAGCTGGAAGACATGAGcaggaagcattcacatagctaTCAGGAAGAACTCATCTGATGCTGAAAGACTGCAATATCTCTACTGgttttcccttcttctctctcttactCTTAACCCTGAAGCTTCCTGACACCCATACCCTACTCACCAGCAGAGGTGGGGAGGGAAAAGGGATGATAAACAATAATGGCATCTCCACCAGCCCAGTTGGTACCAGACAGAGCAACATACCTCATAGCTCTCCCGTACGGCGGAGGTGTGTCTGCTGGGATTTAGTCCCTGGAGAGCAAGGAAGTGAAGCTGAGGATAAGGGTAGTTTCGGATTTCATGGACGACCTGTTGGGGAGAAAATGCCTTGGATAGAGCGAGGATTCAAGGTTTCTCCATAAGCCCAGCATGCAACTTCTCTGCCTGTAACCCACTCAGTACTCCCTGAGATGCTGTGGGCAGAAGTATTGTCTTTCCTGCTCTTACGTCCCTTTTCTCTCACCAAGAACCAAGCTTTGCCTGGACAAGCCCCAGAAGTAATAACAGAATTAATAAAGTGACAACTAACCTTCAtggcaggcactattctaagcactttacatgacTAATTGAATTATCTCACCTAATCTATAATGTGGGTgctattactatccccattttattgATGGGGTAAATGAGGTACAATAGATTATGTAATTGGCTCAAGTTATGCAACCAAGGGACAGAACCAGGatttcaaacccaggcagttaGGTGGCAGAGTCCATTCCCTTCACCTTTTGTTTTAgttcattctcacgctgctatgaagaaatacccaagaatgggtaatttacaaagaaaggaggtttaattgactcacagttccacatggttggagggcctcaggaaacctacagtcatggtggaaagcacctcttcacaaggcagcaggagacagaatgAGGGCCAAGCGAATGGGGAggtcccttataaaaccgtcagatctcatgagagctcactcactatcatgagaaaagcatgtaGGAAACTGCccccacatgattcaattatctccacctggtcctgcccttgacatgtggggattattacaattcaaggtgagatttgggcggggatacagagccaaaccatatcacccctaCTCTGCACTGCCTCCAAGAGC includes:
- the ARK2C gene encoding E3 ubiquitin-protein ligase ARK2C isoform X2, yielding MAPAHQHSGALHQSLTPLPTLQFQDVTGPSFLPQALHQQYLLQQQLLEAQHRRLVSHPRRSQERVSVHPHRLHPSFDFGQLQTPQPRYLAEGTDWDLSVDAGLSPAQFQVRPIPQHYQHYLATPRMHHFPRNSSSTQMVVHEIRNYPYPQLHFLALQGLNPSRHTSAVRESYEELLQLEDRLGNVTRGAVQNTIERFTFPHKYKKRRPQDGKGKKDEGEESDTDEKCTICLSMLEDGEDVRRLPCMHLFHQLCVDQWLAMSKKCPICRVDIETQLGADS